The following coding sequences lie in one Arachis hypogaea cultivar Tifrunner chromosome 9, arahy.Tifrunner.gnm2.J5K5, whole genome shotgun sequence genomic window:
- the LOC112711592 gene encoding hevamine-A → MASNLIIVIALLSFFLPTIIAISSNNAGGIAIYWGQRGDEGTLEETCASGNYAFVNIAFLSAFGNGTNPVLNLAGHCDAHTGQCTVLSSDIKSCQAKNIKVMLSIGGATFQNYTLTSSVDAGQVAAYLWNNFLGGQSSLRPLGDAVLDGIDFVIEGGQYHYWDDLAKNLSSYNNQSKKVYLTAAPQCPFPDTCLGTALSTGLFDYVWVQFYNNHQCEYNKGNITGLQDYWGIWTSNIHADMIFLGLPAAINASITGFIPPANLTSEVLPIVKNSTKYGGVMLWSRYWDKLTNYSSFIKSYV, encoded by the coding sequence ATGGCTTCAAATTTGATCATTGTAATTGCACTCCTATCATTCTTTCTGCCAACTATTATAGCAATAAGCTCAAATAATGCAGGTGGAATTGCCATCTACTGGGGTCAACGTGGAGATGAGGGAACCTTGGAAGAAACTTGTGCGTCTGGGAACTATGCATTTGTGAACATAGCTTTCCTATCTGCATTTGGGAACGGCACAAATCCAGTTTTGAATCTTGCTGGCCATTGTGACGCCCACACCGGTCAATGCACTGTTTTGAGTTCTGATATCAAGTCATGTCAAGCCAAGAACATCAAGGTCATGCTTTCCATTGGAGGAGCTACCTTCCAAAACTACACACTCACTTCAAGCGTGGATGCAGGCCAGGTAGCAGCATACTTGTGGAACAACTTCTTGGGTGGACAATCTTCTTTGCGGCCGCTAGGGGATGCTGTCCTGGATGGAATTGACTTCGTTATTGAGGGTGGGCAATACCATTACTGGGACGATCTTGCCAAAAACCTCTCCAGTTACAACAACCAAAGCAAGAAAGTGTACCTAACTGCTGCACCACAATGTCCTTTCCCTGATACTTGTCTTGGAACTGCTCTCAGCACTGGCCTATTTGACTATGTTTGGGTTCAATTCTATAACAACCATCAATGTGAGTACAATAAAGGAAATATAACCGGTCTTCAAGATTATTGGGGAATTTGGACTTCAAATATCCATGCAGATATGATTTTCTTAGGGCTACCTGCTGCAATTAATGCTTCTATTACCGGCTTTATCCCTCCGGCAAATCTAACTTCAGAAGTTCTTCCAATAGTCAAGAATTCAACTAAATATGGAGGAGTTATGCTGTGGTCCAGATATTGGGATAAACTCACAAACTACAGCTCTTTCATCAAAAGTtatgtttga
- the LOC112711591 gene encoding G-type lectin S-receptor-like serine/threonine-protein kinase At5g24080 has protein sequence MTNYHEILVLFSLTCYYIYKLKGCMLNMKSAAYSFHCYGARVLVMVLGCFISSCLSSNQIGLGSRLLASKGQTWVSDNNTFAFGFTKSENDNRLFQLGIWFNELPGDPTLVWSPNRDSPVSKDAMLELDTTGNLVLMDGDTTVWASNTSGAGVEAATMEESGNFILHDSRKKLMWQSFLQPSDTLLPNQPLTVSSELTSSKSSSHEGYYALKMLQQPISLSLALTYNLPETSKASEGSYTNYSYWQGPDISNVTGKVIAVLDQAGSFRIVYGDASDGAVYVYKNDNDDAGMSAAVHQSTQLTVLRRLTLEKNGNLRLYRWDDDVNGSRQWVPEWAAVSNPCDIAGICGNGVCHLDRTKTNASCTCLPGTSNVGKEGQCYENSSLVGKCNSRRKSQTSQFRISTVQQTNYYYSEFSVIANYSDFASVSKCGDACLSDCDCVASVYGLDEERPYCWVLRSLNFGGFEDTSSTLFVKVSANSSMTPYRNAGGSNSSSDGMGSAKEKAVIIPTVLIMLVLIVLLCLLLYYSVHRKRMLKREMESSMILSGAPMNFSYRDMQIRTSNFSQLLGTGGFGSVYKGSLGDGTLIAVKKLDRVLPHGEREFITEVNTIGSMHHMNLVRLCGYCSEGLHRLLVYEFMKNGSLDKWIFPSYEARDRVLDWPTRFYIAVATAQGIAYFHEQCRNRIIHCDIKPENILLDENFCPKVSDFGLAKLMGREHSHVVTMVRGTRGYLAPEWVSNRPITVKADVYSYGMLLLEIIGGRRNLDMSFDAEDFFYPGWAYKEMTNGSTIKVADRRLNGVVEKEELMRTLKVAFWCIQDEVFLRPTMGEVVRMLEGSTNINMPPMPQTVLELIEEGLEHVYKAMKREYNPSSSSTITSHLTSRATCSNSTMSPR, from the exons ATGACAAACTATCATGAAATCTTGGTTCTTTTTTCACTAACATGTTACTATATCTACAAACTAAAGGGTTGCATGTTAAATATGAAAAGTGCTGCTTATTCATTTCATTGCTATGGGGCTAGAGTTCTTGTTATGGTCTTGGGGTGTTTCATCAGTAGCTGCCTTTCTTCTAATCAGATTGGTTTGGGCTCGAGGTTATTGGCTAGTAAGGGACAAACATGGGTTTCTGATAATAATACATTTGCTTTTGGGTTCACAAAATCAGAGAATGATAATCGATTATTTCAGCTGGGCATTTGGTTTAATGAGCTTCCAGGAGATCCAACACTGGTTTGGTCACCTAACAG AGACTCTCCTGTATCCAAAGATGCAATGCTGGAGCTGGACACAACCGGCAACCTTGTCCTCATGGACGGAGACACCACCGTTTGGGCTTCAAACACCTCAGGTGCTGGTGTAGAAGCAGCAACCATGGAAGAATCTGGTAACTTCATTCTCCATGACAGTAGAAAAAAGCTTATGTGGCAGAGTTTTTTGCAACCATCTGACACACTCCTTCCAAACCAGCCCTTAACAGTTTCTTCAGAGTTAACCTCATCAAAGTCTTCCTCTCATGAAGGCTACTATGCTCTCAAAATGCTTCAACAGCCTATTTCTTTAAGCCTTGCCTTGACTTACAATCTACCTGAAACTTCCAAGGCTTCGGAGGGATCATACACCAACTATTCCTATTGGCAGGGTCCTGATATCTCGAATGTGACCGGAAAAGTTATAGCAGTTTTAGACCAAGCCGGAAGCTTTAGAATTGTTTACGGAGATGCCTCTGATGGAGCAGTTTATGTTTATAAGAATGACAACGACGATGCAGGTATGTCTGCTGCAGTTCACCAATCTACACAATTGACCGTTCTTCGAAGATTAACCCTGGAAAAGAATGGCAACTTGCGTTTGTATCGATGGGACGATGATGTAAATGGGTCGAGACAATGGGTGCCAGAATGGGCTGCAGTTTCAAATCCATGTGATATTGCTGGAATTTGTGGCAATGGAGTTTGTCATTTGGACAGAACCAAGACAAATGCCTCTTGCACTTGCTTGCCAGGAACTTCTAACGTTGGCAAGGAAGGCCAGTGCTATGAGAATTCATCTCTTGTTGGAAAATGCAATTCAAGGCGCAAAAGCCAGACATCGCAGTTTAGGATTTCAACAGTGCAGCAAACAAATTATTACTATTCTGAATTTTCAGTGATAGCTAACTACAGTGATTTTGCTTCAGTATCAAAATGTGGGGATGCTTGCTTATCAGACTGCGACTGCGTTGCATCTGTTTATGGGCTAGATGAGGAGAGACCATACTGCTGGGTGTTAAGGAGCTTGAATTTTGGTGGTTTTGAGGATACTAGCTCAACATTGTTTGTGAAGGTCAGTGCAAACAGCTCAATGACACCATATCGCAACGCTGGAGGGTCTAATAGCTCTTCGGATGGGATGGGGAGTGCGAAAGAGAAGGCTGTGATTATTCCAACTGTTTTGATCATGTTGGTTCTCATTGTGCTGCTATGCTTATTGCTGTATTACAGTGTTCACAGAAAAAGAATGTTGAAAAGAGAAATGGAAAGTTCCATGATCTTATCAGGTGCTCCCATGAATTTCAGTTATCGCGATATGCAAATCAGGACTAGCAACTTTTCGCAGCTGCTAGGAACAG GTGGATTTGGGAGTGTGTACAAAGGAAGCTTGGGAGATGGGACACTAATTGCAGTTAAGAAACTTGACAGAGTTCTGCCACATGGAGAGAGAGAATTTATTACTGAAGTGAACACCATTGGCTCAATGCATCATATGAATTTAGTTCGCCTATGCGGCTACTGCTCCGAGGGATTGCATCG GCTGTTAGTTTATGAGTTCATGAAGAATGGTTCCTTGGATAAGTGGATCTTCCCTTCATATGAAGCAAGAGATAGAGTACTAGATTGGCCAACACGGTTTTATATAGCTGTAGCTACTGCACAAGGGATAGCTTACTTTCATGAGCAGTGCAGGAACCGGATAATACATTGTGACATCAAACCTGAAAACATATTGTTGGATGAAAACTTTTGTCCTAAAGTGTCTGATTTTGGAttagccaaattgatgggaaggGAGCACTCTCATGTGGTGACAATGGTAAGAGGGACAAGAGGTTATTTGGCACCAGAATGGGTTAGTAATCGCCCTATAACCGTAAAAGCCGATGTTTACAGCTATGGGATGCTTCTCTTAGAGATAATTGGTGGCAGGAGAAATCTTGATATGTCCTTTGATGCAGAGGATTTCTTCTATCCTGGTTGGGCTTACAAG GAGATGACTAATGGATCTACAATCAAAGTGGCAGATAGAAGActaaatggggtggttgaaaaaGAAGAGCTAATGAGAACTCTGAAAGTTGCATTTTGGTGCATCCAAGATGAGGTTTTCTTGAGACCAACAATGGGGGAAGTGGTGAGGATGCTAGAAGGATCAACCAACATTAACATGCCTCCAATGCCTCAGACAGTTCTAGAGTTAATTGAGGAAGGCTTAGAACATGTATATAAAGCAATGAAAAGAGAGTATAACCCTTCCAGCTCATCAACCATTACAAGCCATCTGACATCTCGAGCCACATGTAGCAATTCCACAATGTCACCAAGATAA
- the LOC112711593 gene encoding uncharacterized protein yields MPSASALFSLPFSLSLRLHNSRATLLCPTTPSPLSFNLSPPPKKKWRLLCLRHENAPLENNGSEFTDKLAGDLVKPKGDKSKELNKDWLATLHKIISSIVDGEPWAVPWTAKTIVQVMLLWIASFWFVGSWIVPFLASMAGFRKESLTYRGQALYSLLTDIAEGVVGIVILHRCLAKFKPLTSDWFKFEFKGNWLFDVSLGCLMFPVINHLSQVNLNLLPVLQSSPVTVSSVEQSIVARDPVAMALYAMVVSVCAPIWEEIVFRGFLLPSLTKYMPLWSAILVSSVAFALAHFNIQRMLPLVFLGIVMGTVFVRSKNLFPSMLLHSLWNAFVFLDLMK; encoded by the exons ATGCCCTCCGCCTCCGCCTTATTTTCCCTTCCCTTCTCTCTTTCCCTCCGCCTCCACAATTCTCGGGCTACGCTTCTTTGTCCAACAACCCCATCTCCCCTTTCATTCAATTTATCCCCCCCTCCTAAAAAG AAGTGGAGACTGCTGTGTCTTAGGCATGAAAACGCTCCATTGGAAAATAATGGCTCCGAGTTCACAGATAAATTGGCAGGAGATTTGGTGAAGCCTAAAGGTGACAAGTCCAAGGAGTTAAATAAAGATTGGCTTGCAACTCTCCATAAG ATCATTAGTTCCATCGTTGATGGGGAACCTTGGGCAGTTCCTTGGACGGCAAAGACTATTGTTCAG GTTATGCTTCTTTGGATCGCTTCATTTTGGTTTGTAGGATCTTGGATAGTTCCATTTTTGGCTTCCATGGCAGGGTTTAGAAAGGAGTCTCTCACATACAGGGGACAAGCATTGTACAGCCTATTAACTGATATTGCTGAAGGTGTGGTTGGCATAGTGATACTTCATCGTTGCCTTGCAAAGTTTAAACCACTCACATCCGActggtttaaatttgaattcaaaGGCAATTGGCTTTTTGATGTCAGTTTAGGCTGCCTCATGTTCCCTGTTATCAATCACCTGTCCCAGGTGAACCTAAATTTGTTACCTGTGCTTCAATCTAGTCCTGTGACAGTCTCAAGCGTAGAGCAATCAATTGTGGCACGAGACCCAGTGGCAATGGCCCTCTATGCAATGGTTGTCTCAGTTTGCGCCCCAATATGGGAGGAGATCGTCTTCCGAGGTTTCCTTCTCCCGTCTTTAACCAAGTACATGCCACTATGGTCTGCCATATTAGTTAGCTCAGTAGCATTTGCCTTGGCACATTTTAACATTCAGAGGATGCTGCCACTTGTATTTCTAGGCATAGTGATGGGTACTGTCTTTGTAAGATCTAAGAACCTCTTTCCATCAATGTTGTTGCATAGTTTGTGGAATGCTTTTGTATTTCTGGATCTAATGAAGTAA